The genomic window tactcatcatagAATACTTGTAGAATGATTAGTATATAAAGttgtcaaaaaataaataaaaaaatatgatacatatacaataaaatataaattataacctTCCCGAAAAAAGTCAACTTATACCGGTCCACACATGCATATAGGATACACACCTTCATGGAAGCGACATAACCGGTGACATTGACATTTCTTCTCATCCAccgcattttttgttaggtggaATTCAGGTGGagtcaacttcatgtgaagttgataactaagaaccgttagatgatttgattaatttgactaaatttttgtttAACGGTTTtcgactatcaacttcacgtgaagtcgactgcacctgagttttcacctttttattacaatccaaaaagataaataaatctcCGAACTTTATTATaaggataattaattttttactaaatttcataaaaacatttttaatattaattttaattttattttattttaaattttataaaaatatttataaaattatatatcataaataataatttaaaatttaaaaaaattattcctTCAATNNNNNNNNNNNNNNNNNNNNNNNNNNNNNNNNNNNNNNNNNNNNNNNNNNNNNNNNNNNNNNNNNNNNNNNNNNNNNNNNNNNNNNNNNNNNNNNNGCCAAATTATATctatctaaattttaaattaaaaattttataatttaaaaatttaaaccaATAATTGTTTCTAAAATCGAATAAACCGATAAAATCTAAATCACAATAATTTAAActgaattcaattaaaaataattttaaatcgaTATAATGCAAATATCAATTCAAATCCATAAAATTTCAGTACAAGACAAATCGATATAATTTAAATCATAACCAATTATATTCATTTTACTCTTTAAATCAATCTAAATCATATtgaaaatatcatttttttttagttgttcAATTATAACTATAAATAAGATAGATATAAACATAAGTGAAAATTCAAACGGAGTTAACTTTACGTGAAATTAATAACGAAGAGTCATTATATGAAAATTTAgttaatcaaattatttaatggTTTTTACCTATTAACTTTACGTAAAATTGATGAGTTTTCACCATAAATATATCTTATTTTTACAATAAACAAGTTAACGAGATGTATAATAACgtgtaaaaatatttatatactaGCATTAAACcgtattttctttcctttatttccGTTTGTTATCAAGAATATCAAAATAAACGAACATGTTTTGCTTTATTCTACAATAATGTAAAAATCTGAGTCCTTTTAGTCTTTTACACATCTAttctaacaaaaaaataaaataaaataaaattaaaagaaacctGAAACCCTTTATTATGTTCTAAAAGCCGAATATGGCCACATGCAGAATCTACTAAAAATCTAAAACACAACTGGCACACTAAAAGATAGAAAAGAAAGACAAATTACATGCCTAAAATAAAGGTGAGTTTGTGACATGAACTTttaaggagaagaaaaaaaagccTCATCACAAAACACACTCCAAAAATAGATTGAAATAAAGGGGGTTACACATGGTATTtttcccttcaagagagaaaccaagcaacaacatcatcatcattttgtTTCTCACTACTATCCATCTTCTCCCCCAATTTCATGCACTCACTTtcccaatcatcatcatcatctttccaCAGCCACGTCAGCAAATTTTCTTTCTGCTCCAAATAACAACCCTCTGATGactcactattattattattattattcatgaaCTCCATAACACTCTCCCAATCCAAATATTCATCNNNNNNNNNNNNNNNNNNNNNNNNNNNNNNNNNNNNNNNNNNNNNNTTCCACTcttcactattattattattattattattattattattattattattattattattattattattattattattattattattattattattattattattattattattattattattattattattattattattattattattattattattattattattgatttcaATATCTTCATTTAAGTTGTGAACCCCACATACAATTTCTTCCAACATGAAATTGTCCAACATGTCATCAAGACTCAACGCCCCACCGCCATTACTATTAATATTATTAGTAAGATCTTCAACTTGTTCATCATATGGTCCTAACAACGTGTCCTTGTTTTCTTTCTCATCATACGTAGTAGTAGGGCActgaactttttctttttcttcttcttcttctttttccaccccattattattattgttgttagggTCCAAATCCAACACCATGAGATCCTCAACAGTGTTGCAAAAACCCTCACTCTCAAGCGAAGGAGTTGGTGGAGTTGGAACCGCATCATCTTCTTTTTCTCCGGGGCTGAGTTGTCGAAGGGCAATTTCGTCTTTTTCATTATTTTGGttgttattaatattattattattattgttacccTTATTGTTGTGTATGTaggttttgttcttcttcatggCCCAACGGCTTGTTCTACCGGGTTTAGGCTTTGGATAAATGGGAACATTGTTGGGTGTATCGGTGGACCCTATGTGGGTGGTGTCTAGGCTAGTTGCTCTCCGAAAACTGTAGATTTTCCTACTCAAGTGAGAGTTCCAATAGTTCTTGATTTCATTGTCTGTTCTTCCCGGCAAATGACTCGCTATCAATGACCACCTAAAATCAAAATTATTTAAGTCGTTAaagatatatttatttatatatatattttttttgtttaaatttttaagaGANNNNNNNNNNNNNNNNNNNNNNNNNNNNNNNNNNNNNNNNNNNNNNNNNNNNNNNNNNNNNNNNNNNNNNNNNNNNNNNNNNNNNNNNNNNNNNNNNNNNNNNNNNNNNNNNNNNNNNNNNNNNNNNNNNNNNNNNNNNNNNNNNNNNNNNNNNNNNNNNNNNNNNNNNNNNNNNNNNNNNNNNNNNNNNNNNNNNNNNNNNNNNNNctatgtaaaattttaaataaatttaaagaataaattattattagtatCCATAAAAGATACATGTTGACAAAATGTATCCAtagaagaataaaacgacaattataaTTTTTGTGTGCCAAAAATATCCGGACATTGGTTACACAATTGGTCTGTTAGGGTATTCTTGGCACACGAAAGCTATCTTCCATGGGTACAATTGTCATTTTATTCATATATAGATACATTTGTTCGCGTTTGTATCTTTCATAGATACAAATGGTAAAAAATATATTACTTGAGacacatattaaaaaaataactatttatgtatttttttttaaatttgattttgataCTTGCACTGtcagtttaaaattattttacacgtACATCTAATCAGATAACGTTGCACTAGCAAAAATAACTATATTTTGTATTGACAGCGTGAATTGTTATTTAATAAAATGGTTGTAATTTATgactgtgtaaaatattttatactaccagtatattaaaattaatttttttttgctattagtttaagatttttttaaaaaaataacattatgatacaaataaataaattaataaataaagtcAGTTTAAACACGTACATCTAATCAGATAACGTTGCACTAGCAAAAATAACTATATTTTGTATTGACAGCGTGAATTGTTATTTAATAAAATGGTTGTAATTTATgactgtgtaaaatattttatactaccAGTATATCCAGTATATTAAGTAAGAAGTTATGTTGATTATATTCGATATAGTGCAAAACTTCTATATACTAATAATCATGTATCAAAAttaacttttttatattttattttttatttttcttaatttgtaAACTTAACATTTGCCTTTAAATTACAAGGTAGATAAACccttattttatttatcaaacatGCATAACAAATAGAGCAGAATATGTGTTTATTTGGTAGAAATcaaataattttatatgattttattatctttttaagGACTTCAACTTTGCCCATAAATGTCTCTTTATAACCCTCTTTTCATCACACCTTGCAAAAAAGCATGTACTTTGATATAATCTTTGTAGAATTGAACACATTGCTTAACACTATCATGTTCTCCCCAAATGTCATTCTTGGTTAACTCAATTAGCTTCTTTTCAATTACATCAAATCTATTTTTAGGATCCACCTTTTTTATAGTTTAACCAATTGTAcccttgtaacaccctaactaccagagctcacacttccggctgcgcgactctgatagctcggacattacgacgacacttatactatttaatactaaaaatatgagcctgtttaaaactttaaaccgcaatgcCGCTCCcaaaaaaatactttcgttcgataacgtacatccataaataccatacaacttacaaaaactcataaagagtacatccacatatatacatacatatatatataagtaatattacaaacataatccaatacaattcctatccctcttacaggttatatcaagataaaggcgaggatacaataaaccataactaaaacaatacagagcatcacaacaacaattaaataagctcttcgtaacttctgcgcccatatcctgaaaggggaaaaatgtaggggggNNNNNNNNNNNNNNNNNNNNNNNNNNNNNNNNNNNNNNNNNNNNNNNNNNNNNNNNNNNNNNNNNNNNNNNNNNNNNNNNNNNNNNNNNNNNNNNNNNNNNNNNNNNNNNNNNNNNNNNNNNNNNNNNNNNNNNNNNNNNNNNNNNNNNNNNNNNNNNNNNNNNNNNNNNNNNNNNNNNNNNNNNNNNNNNNNNNNNNNNNNNNNNNNNNNNNNNNNNNNNNNNNNNNNNNNNNNNNNNNNNNNNNNNNNNNNNNNNNNNNNNNNNNNNNNNNNNNNNNNNNNNNNNNNNNNNNNNNNNNNNNNNNNNNNNNNNNNNNNNNNNNNNNNNNNNNNNNNNNNNNNNNNNNNNNNNNNNNNNNNNNNNNNNNNNNNNNNNNNNNNNNNNNNNNNNNNNNNNNNNNNNNNNNNNNNNNNNNNNNNNNNNNNNNNNNNNNNNNNNNNNNNNNNNNNNNNNNNNNNNNNNNNNNNNNNNNNNNNNNNNNNNNNNNNNNNNNNNNNNNNNNNNNNNNNNNNNNNNNNNNNNNNNNNNNNNNNNNNNNNNNNNNNNNNNNNNNNNNNNNNNNNNNNNNNNNNNNNNNNNNNNNNNNNNNNNNNNNNNNNNNNNNNNNNNNNNNNNNNNNNNNNNNN from Arachis ipaensis cultivar K30076 chromosome B09, Araip1.1, whole genome shotgun sequence includes these protein-coding regions:
- the LOC107614953 gene encoding transcription factor MYB11, with translation MGRAPCCEKVGLKKGRWTEEEDELLTKYIQVNGEGSWRSLPKNAGLLRCGKSCRLRWINYLKAGLKRGNISSEEEDLIVKLHTTFGNRWSLIASHLPGRTDNEIKNYWNSHLSRKIYSFRRATSLDTTHIGSTDTPNNVPIYPKPKPGRTSRWAMKKNKTYIHNNKGNNNNNNINNNQNNEKDEIALRQLSPGEKEDDAVPTPPTPSLESEGFCNTVEDLMVLDLDPNNNNNNGVEKEEEEEKEKVQCPTTTYDEKENKDTLLGPYDEQVEDLTNNINSNGGGALSLDDMLDNFMLEEIVCGVHNLNEDIEINNNNNNNNNNNNNNNNRSPELFEMFSGFVQGPPNYPSCPL